From the genome of Methylocystis heyeri:
CAAGAGAGCCGATAGAATCAAGATCGTTTGGTTTGATGGGACCGGCGTGTGCCTGTTCTCGAAGCGATTGGAGGAATCGCAATTTTGCTGGCCGCGGATCGGGCCAAACCAGGTTCAACTCAATCATGCCCAGTTGATGGCGCTGGTTGACGGATTGGATTGGAAACGGGTGCGTCCGGTCGACCTCAAACGCCCGGTCAGCGCCGGCTGAACGGTCGGAAAATCGGCATGATTACGTTGAAAACACGAGCGTTTCCACTGGATCTGTGCTTTAATCATCCTAATGAAAATGCTCGATTTTCCGCTTCCTGACGATGTTGACGCGCTGAAAGCGCTGGTCCGCGTCATGGCCGAAAAGGCGGCGCGCACAGAGGCGCTCGAAAGCGAAATCCGCGACCTCAAAGTCCTCAATGCGGCAGCTGACGAACGCATCGCCCGGCTGACTTCGATCCTCAAGGCGCTGGAGCGAAACCGCTTCGGCAAGCGCTCGGAAAAGCTGGGGGCTGCCGCGGCCGAACAGCAGGCCTTCGTGTTTGAGGAGATCCAGACCGGCATCGCCGAAATCAAGGCGGGGCTGGACAAAGCGGGCGGCTCGGCCAAACAAAAGCGGGCGCCGCGTCCGCGTAAGGCGTTCGCCTCTCATCTTGAACGGGTCGAGGTGGTGATCGAGCCCGAGGTACCCGCCGAACATCTGGGCAAGGAGAAGATCAAGATCGGCGAGGACGTTTGTGAACGCTTGGACGTCGAGCCGCCGCGCTTCCGGGTGATCGTCACCCGCCGCCCGAAATACGCCTTCAAAGACGTCGACGTCGATGGCGTCATCCAGGCGCCTGCTCCCGCGCGCATTATCGAGGGCGGCATTCCCACCGAGGCCCTGTTGGCGATGATCGCCGTCTCCAAATACGCCGACGGCCTGCCGCTTTATAGGCAGGAAGGCATTTACGCCCGCGACGGGGTCGAGCTTGATCGTTCGCTGATGGCGCAATGGATGGGGCGGCTTGGCTTCGAACTGGAGCCGCTTTCGGACCATGTGCTGTGGCGGATCAAGCAGAGCCCGCGCGTCTTTGCCGACGAGACGACGTTGCCGACGCTGGAGCCCGGCGCCGGCAAGGCGAAGAAAGCCTATTTATGGGCCTACGCGAGAGACGATCGGCCCTTTGGCGGCGGCGATCCGCCGATGGTCGCCTACCGCTTCGAGGACAGCCGTTCCGGCGATTGCGCCTTGCGGCATCTGAAGGGGTATTACGGCATTCTGCAAGTCGATGGCTACGCCGCCTATCAGCGGCTGGCCGGGGCAGATCGCGGCGAGAAGGCTTTGCTCCTGGCCTGCTGCTGGGCGCATCTGCGCCGAAGATTTTACGAACTGCATGTCGCCGGCAGCTCCAGCTTGGCCACCGCTACGGTCGAGCGGATGAAGGATCTCTGGTCGGTGGAAGACCAGGTTCGCGATCTGATGCCGGACGATAGGTTGGCGGCGCGCCGCCAATCCTCGGCTCCGATCGTCGCCGAATTGTTTGCGCGCTGGGAACGGGAGCTGGCGCTCATCTCGGGCAAATCCAAGCTCGCCGAACACATCCGCTACGCTTTGGGGCGCCGAGCCAGCTTGGAACTGTTCCTCGCCGACGGCCACGTCGAGATCGACTCCAATGTAGTCGAGCGGGCGATCCGGCCCCAGACCATTACAAGAAAGAATGCGCTCTTCGCCGGTTCCGACGGTGGTGGCCGGACGTGGGCAACTTTGGCGACCCTGCTGACCACCGCGAAAATGAACGGCGCCGATCCATTCGCCTGGCTCAAGCAAACCCTCGAGCGCATCGCCAACGGCTGGCCAAACCGCGACATCGAGGCTCTCATGCCCTGGAATTACGTCGCCTAAACGGCCTCGGCTTTGCGCTTACGCTGGGTGTAGGATGTGATCTACGCCCCCTTCGGCGCGGTGAGCCATATCTGGACCAACCCGGAGACGATGGATATCCGCTTTCCGGGTCAGTGGTTCCAGCTCGAAACCGGCCTCGCCTTCCAGCAACTGGCTCCGCCACGTGGTGATCTGGTTCGGGTGGACGTCGAACTGCTGCGCCAACTCGGACAGCGTCTTCTCGCCCTTGATCGCGGCCAAAGCCACTTTCGCCTTGAAGGCCGGTGAATGCGTCCGGCGGCTCCGTTTCGTCATCGAATGCTCCTGATTCGCAGCGAGAATCCTCGCCGTTGTCAGGCAGATAATCCACTCAAGCTACTGTCCGAATTTGTGAGGCCAGCTCTATGTCGGCGCCGTCCCGGGCCAGGGTCCAGATGCGGCGGTTCACCGACAGCGAGAAAACCGGGCGCAGCTTGTCGACATTCTGGATCAGCGCCGCCGCCGGCGTCTTTTCTAGTTCTTCCGACTCGGGCGCGTCCTGGGCGATCTCGGCTTCCCATTCGCCGCGCTCGACGCCGTCGCCGGATTTGAGGGTCTGGATCCGATGGTCGCCGTCGTCTCTGACCCGCAGCTCATATCCTTTACGATGCAGCTTCTCCCCGGCGAGGTCGAAATAGGCGGTGTGAAAGCGCTTGTCCTGAGGCTCGATCTCGCGGAGCGTCTCCAGCGCGCCAAAGAGTTCGGCCATCTCGGGGTCGAGACGAATTTTCAGCTCCACTTCCCTCGGCATTTTCGCGCGCCTCAAACGGAAGAGTTGGGAATGCGCCCTCGCGCCCTATCCAGCGTCTATCGTATCGTTCCGACCGGGATCTCCGGCATGGGGCAATGCGAAGCGGTCAGGTCCAGCGCAATGCGGAGAAGCTCCGTCGTGTCGGTCGGCTTGACGAACACCTGATCCGCTCCCGCCTTGCTGGCTTTTTCGTGCACGGCCGGAGCGGTGGAGTCGGTCATCACGATGACGGGCAGGTTCTCGAGGCGCCCGTCGCCGCGCAGGGCGCGCAAAAATTCGATCGGGTCGAATCCCGGCAAATCGAGATCGAGCAATATGACGCCGGGCCGCACGTCCTGGTCGTCCTCGATCAAAAGCACGCGGCAGGGCTTTTTCTTTGGTGCGTCCGACATGATGCTTTCCGCGCGCGTTTTTTAAGACCCGCGCGGTGATAGATAATCCTGTTTGGCCGCCGGCAATGCCCCGGGACGCGTTTTTACAAGACCACGACCCGCACGCCTTTCTTGACGCGTCGATAGAGGTCGATCACATCGGCGTTGAGCATGCGAATGCAGCCGGAAGAAACCGCATGGCCGATGGTTTCCGGCTCGTTGGTGCCGTGGATGCGGAAAAGCGTGTCCTTGGGGCCCTTGAACAGATAGAGAGCCCGGGCGCCGAGCGGATTGTCCAACCCGCCTTCCATATGGCTCGGGAGATCGGGGCGGCGCAGCAGCATTTCCCTCGGCGGCGTCCAGCCCGGCCAAAAGGCCTTGCGACCGACCTGGGCGGTTCCTTTCCAAGCGAAACCCTCACGCCCGACGCCGATGCCATATTCGATCGCCTGACCGTCGCCGAGCGAGAGGTAGAGCTTGCGCCGGGCGGTGTCTATGGTGATCGCGCCCGACTGCTGTCCGGTCGGATCGTTGACGAGGGTCGCGGTCGTCTGCCGGAAATCGACCTCGTCGTCGTAATCCACCGGGGAGGAATAGTTCGGGTCCGCGTCCGAAGGGCCGGCGCCGGGGCGAAGCCGCGCCGAACGCTCCCGGACCGCAGGGCGATCATACAGGCGATCCTGCGCATCATAGTCCTGGTCGAGCCGGCTGCCCGAGCGGGGCTGCGGCCTGTAGACAGGATCGGGCTCCGGGTCGGAATAATCATAGGGCGGATAGGCCTGCGCCGGCGCGTAATACTGGGCGCGGGCGGTTTGCGCGCCGAGCGTGAGGGAGCCTAGGACGCCGCCGAAGAGGCAGAGGATTCGCAAGCGGGACATTGCTGACAGCCTTCAACTTTCAAACGCTTCTGTCGCCGGGAATGACGGCGAAATATGGGCGCCGGCGCTTTTGCCTCCCTCGCCCGCCGCGCCTTGCGCGCTAGTACATATGCCGTGGCCGGCGACCGGCCACTCGGTCCGGCGCGGTCGCCGATAAGAGACGCAAAAGCCATGAGCAGCAAATACGGGCCGGCCCAGATCAAGGCGGAAATCCAAAAGGCGCTGCATGAGGTCGGCTCCGACATCGCCGTGATCTTGGACGGCGACGAGGTGATTTTGGAGGGCGCGGTCGGAACCTGGGCCGATCGCATCGCAGCGGAACGCATCGCCCGCGCGGTCAGCGGGACCGACAGGGTGAGCAACCGCATCGTGAAAAAAGACGCCGGAAACGACACCGTCCATGAGGCGGGGATCGAGTCTTTTCCCGCGAGCGATCCTCCGGCGTGGACTTCGGGTTAAGCGAGTTCCGGCGCCGCGCCGCTGACGCTCTCGCCGTCGCGCGCGCGCAGCGTCCAGAAGGACAGCGACGACAGCACGGTCAGGACGCCGAGGGTCAGAAAGGCCTTGTGCAGGGCGGCGATCACGGCGGCGTGGTTGGACTGGGGCAGGCCGTCGAGATACCAGCCCGCGATCAGGGAGCCGAGGGCGAGGCCGAAGCTCATCGAGATTTGCTGAAACGAGCTGGCGATGGTGGAGGCCTGGCTCGAATCCTTCTCCGGAACGTCGGCATAGGCCATGCTGTTCATGCTGGAGAATT
Proteins encoded in this window:
- a CDS encoding response regulator, with amino-acid sequence MSDAPKKKPCRVLLIEDDQDVRPGVILLDLDLPGFDPIEFLRALRGDGRLENLPVIVMTDSTAPAVHEKASKAGADQVFVKPTDTTELLRIALDLTASHCPMPEIPVGTIR
- the tnpB gene encoding IS66 family insertion sequence element accessory protein TnpB (TnpB, as the term is used for proteins encoded by IS66 family insertion elements, is considered an accessory protein, since TnpC, encoded by a neighboring gene, is a DDE family transposase.), whose product is MIASGVKIYLASQPVDFRKGPDGLLSLVRDVGADPFNGALYVFRAKRADRIKIVWFDGTGVCLFSKRLEESQFCWPRIGPNQVQLNHAQLMALVDGLDWKRVRPVDLKRPVSAG
- a CDS encoding CYTH domain-containing protein, coding for MPREVELKIRLDPEMAELFGALETLREIEPQDKRFHTAYFDLAGEKLHRKGYELRVRDDGDHRIQTLKSGDGVERGEWEAEIAQDAPESEELEKTPAAALIQNVDKLRPVFSLSVNRRIWTLARDGADIELASQIRTVA
- the tnpC gene encoding IS66 family transposase, producing the protein MLDFPLPDDVDALKALVRVMAEKAARTEALESEIRDLKVLNAAADERIARLTSILKALERNRFGKRSEKLGAAAAEQQAFVFEEIQTGIAEIKAGLDKAGGSAKQKRAPRPRKAFASHLERVEVVIEPEVPAEHLGKEKIKIGEDVCERLDVEPPRFRVIVTRRPKYAFKDVDVDGVIQAPAPARIIEGGIPTEALLAMIAVSKYADGLPLYRQEGIYARDGVELDRSLMAQWMGRLGFELEPLSDHVLWRIKQSPRVFADETTLPTLEPGAGKAKKAYLWAYARDDRPFGGGDPPMVAYRFEDSRSGDCALRHLKGYYGILQVDGYAAYQRLAGADRGEKALLLACCWAHLRRRFYELHVAGSSSLATATVERMKDLWSVEDQVRDLMPDDRLAARRQSSAPIVAELFARWERELALISGKSKLAEHIRYALGRRASLELFLADGHVEIDSNVVERAIRPQTITRKNALFAGSDGGGRTWATLATLLTTAKMNGADPFAWLKQTLERIANGWPNRDIEALMPWNYVA
- a CDS encoding L,D-transpeptidase, which codes for MSRLRILCLFGGVLGSLTLGAQTARAQYYAPAQAYPPYDYSDPEPDPVYRPQPRSGSRLDQDYDAQDRLYDRPAVRERSARLRPGAGPSDADPNYSSPVDYDDEVDFRQTTATLVNDPTGQQSGAITIDTARRKLYLSLGDGQAIEYGIGVGREGFAWKGTAQVGRKAFWPGWTPPREMLLRRPDLPSHMEGGLDNPLGARALYLFKGPKDTLFRIHGTNEPETIGHAVSSGCIRMLNADVIDLYRRVKKGVRVVVL
- a CDS encoding BON domain-containing protein; amino-acid sequence: MSSKYGPAQIKAEIQKALHEVGSDIAVILDGDEVILEGAVGTWADRIAAERIARAVSGTDRVSNRIVKKDAGNDTVHEAGIESFPASDPPAWTSG